The genomic stretch AGCACATACTCCGCGATGAGATTGAGAGCAGTCATAATCGTGTAGAATCGTGTTGATCGCCAAGAGTGATGCCAAATTCGTACGCGTTTAGTAAATTAGTCATAAACAATTGAAACTCCGCTCGAATTTGACAGCAGCGCTGTTCCTGGCAAAATTACACGTCTGTTCAACGCCTTGGCCACTCCTTACGCTCTTACTACGTTTTACGCCCATAATGATGTCTGACACCGGCTCTGGTGTTGAACCCTCGCCAGTTCAGAATATTTCAGCACAATATGCTAAAATACAGCGGCAATATCAACAAATACTGGATCGCTGGACGCCCCATGTCCTCCAACGCTGGCTCTCAACAGCTGGTCTTTTGGTTGTGTTTATGCTCAGGATTATAATTGCTCAGGGGGTAAGTTGAGATTCTCGCATAATCTCCGCTTATGTGTATGTGCATTGTTCACCAATACTGACACGTCTTCATCTCAGTGGTATATTGgttcgtttttcttttctttctctacGCTCTTGTTCTTACCTTGTATCGCTTACTTTAGTATGCTGTACGTATGATTTCTTCTCAATAAAATTTCCCGCTAATTTTTCGATTTATCTTCAGACGCCCATGCCATCTACCTCCTCAATCTCCTCCTCGCTTTCCTTCAACCGAAGTTCGACCCATCCCTACAGGATGATCTCATGGCAGATGAAATAGAAGAAGGGGGAGATCCTGTTAGCCCATTGCCCTCACAGCGGGATGATGAGTTCAGGCCGTTTGTCAGGCGTCTGCCCGAGTGGCAGTTTTGGTATGTTTTTCGTGGCAAATTTTTGGATGGTCGTAATCTCATTCCACTATAGGCTGTCTTCGACTCGTGCTACAATTATTGCTCTTTTCTGTACATTTTCTTCGGCATTTGATGTACCCGTCTACTGGCCAATTCTCGTTGTATATTTCTTCACTCTATTTGCGCTGACAATGCGCAGGCAGATCCAGTATGTCAACTCTGACTAGACCAAAATTTTTCGAGGAGTCGCTAACCATTTTTGATAGGCATATGATAAAATACAAGTATATACCCTTTGATATCGGCCGCAAAGCTCGTTATGGTGGGGCGAAGTAGGCACTGTCGTCATTATGCATATACACGTCCATAGTGGACGTTTAATAGACTGGGTTAGGTTGGTCAGATACACCAGAAACTTGAGTCATTCCTCCAGCTGTTGCCTTGTTTCTATTCAATGCCTTTGAATTGAGCTCGGGATATGTGAATGGTGAGATTTAGTAACTGCGGAGGGCCAATATTTTGAATCTTTCAACTCCTCTCTACACTCATGTACGGTTTTGATCAAGTTTTGATTACGACCACCACACACACTGCCAGTGCGACACCATGTGTGTACTTTTGTCGCCTAATCAACCATGCAGAACCATATAGACTTTGACAACTGTAAACAGGTTTCGAAACCATATCACCTGAACAAGAGTAATACAATGCTGCAAATAGGGTTGCCGTCGATGGAACGGCGCAATGTCGAATTTCATCTGTTGAAATATAGGTTTTCACATAGCTTCTCAACACATTTATGGATTTATGTGAGTTCAGTCATCCCATAATCTACTAAGACCCCTTATGATGCTTAACACAGTTTACTCTCGGGACACACATCTTAGCTTCAATACCTCAGGTGTCCAAGTACAACGAAACTGCTTTCCATGCCCTTCGGTTCATTGTTTACTGCTTTTCAGTTAAGCTCTGTTGGATGGTTCATAGACTTTGCCGTTCGGAGATGTTCTCGGGATAGGATGCGGCCCGATATCAAGAGCAGGTCAACAAATTCTCTTAAATGATACCTGTTGCCGTCTCGTGTCCGCGGCTTTGATCTATAAACTACCAACACTGTGAGATGGTTATATAAAGGCGAATGTTGCGATAGTTTATCGCCTAGGTCCTCAAACGTGTAGACGCGAAAACTCAATCAAATACCTTGTAGAGTTCGAATACCTGTAAGGCTTCTGTTCACTAGATGCCGGACAAACTGACCATTGACATCTTAGATAACCTCAATGCGGAGCACCACAGCTCCAGACCGTGATTGTATGATACTGAACCCCGACTATATTCTCACCCCGTCGGGTAGACAGTCTAACAATAATATGCATGAACTGTATTTACTATTGCTCGCGATGGCTCGGGAATTGGTGGTTCTTGCGACGATCTCATCGTTGTTCTAGCGACATGACCTAAAGAACAGCGCATATTTCGCTTGGAAACGATGCGCCATTGCGCCCCCGTTTATGCAGATGGTAAGCTGGTGATTATTGGAGTACCCATCATCACAGCAATTAAATGCCATGAACAACTTTACGCAATAAAGCTCAAGCAGTTCATAAAGCACTCAGTCAATTATCATTTACTTCAAATTGAATACTGTGAGTGAAAGCTTCTGATCAGAACAATTACTGAATGACAGTGTGCGAGCACTCTTTGCGGAAGTTATGTTGCTACTAAATATGCTTCGTCACGTTGTTTGGCGATTTCAACTCCCAATTCAACTTGCTATTTTATTGCTTTGTATTATGATGGTGTGAGGTACTAATATAGGGCACTTGGGAGAGACTTTGCGAACAGTTGACCTCTAAAGCTTGAGTAGTCGTTTTCACAGAACTTCTGTCGAATATAGTACCGGCCTGCCAATACTGACCGTACTTTCCTCATAGTGTGTGGTAAGTTATGTCGTGACCATAACTGAAAGTATTGACCGGTCATTATGGGTAGTATGAAGTTCTCATTCCCGAGCCAGCACACATAGCTGTTCTAACCAAGCTCTCCACGGCCCCGAGATTGAGCAGGATGCAGGTTTTCCGCTTTTAGAAGTTGTCTTCAGAAAGTCCGATTAGCGCGTCTTTACCTCGAAGTAGCGCCCACAATCATCCTGAGGGGTGATATCACTCAAACTGAACCCTTTTTAtcataaaagaaaaatgtCAAACATTATATAGACAAAGGAAAACCATCGCAACGCAGAAAACAGTCTTGCGGCTATACAAATTTTTATAATACATTAACGTATTTCCTCCATTCCATTCGGATTTTGTGCTTCGCAGAACTCGAGCAAATTAATTCCCTAGAAATAAATATAGATGtaaaataaagaaaagacaTCGCGTTCTAATTCATACCCCCATGATCTACACATTACACCCACCAATTCGGATCCAGATGGTACATTGAAATACTACAGGGCCATGAAGCCATATCAACCATTTTGGAATCCGTGCGGCCTTGTGTACGACGGGTGTCTGAGTTGTCCAAGGATTGACATCAAGCCAACCATGAGCGCTTATTACCGTGCCATTGCCTCATCGTGTAAAATATTCTTAGCAGCGTATTCTACTTGCTTGAATTAATATAATCGATACAAAATCTAGTAAAATTTGGAGGTAGGTACTTGTTACACTGATGAGGAGAGGGAAAGCGCCGTGCTATTTGACTTGAAGGGTATTTCCCAAAACCTTCACCTCATCGTCCACAATGCACCAGGATAAATCGCATTCATATTGGGTAATGCCCTGTTATACGGCAGTGGATTAGCACAGTGTTTCATAATTATGGTCATTACGAAGGTGGAAGTCAATTATTCGCTTCAAAGGAAGTATACAAGAACAGTGGCACCGCATCTCAGGAAACTGTTGTTACATCTTGTAGTCATAGTCAGTCCGATGCGATATAAAAGAAGCTGAGATAATCCTAGACTCAGCAACCGTAGAGGATACTGCATGGAATAGGAACAGTTTGGAATTTCCGGGCCAAAATATCCTTGTATGACACCACGAGCCAAGTATGATGGAAGAGCGAGCAAGAACGCGTTGCAAAACGATTGAATAGGTCATGTGTCCGTAATAAATCAAGCCAACGTAACAAAATGGCAGTGTGAAGGAGTGGTTCCTGAAGAAACCCTGGGTTTGAGAAGGTCCGCTAGGTAAGTCAGAGTCACTCGCGCCATCTTCATTTACTGTCGATCGTGATCCAGCCGCCGGTTGTCAAAGGGTTGAAATGACGCATATGCCCCACGGTAGAGAACGTTCAGGTAACTCTGAGGGTGTAGGCCTTCGTCAACAAAGGCGGAGACTTTGCAACGGGTTTTTGATGTATGATTACATGAATCACTCCACCATGACGTTTCGTACAAGAGTCTTTCGTACTTCAATAGGTTGGGGATCACTTGTGTATAGCTTTGATATATTGAATCGCAAAAAGAGCCAGCAATTTCTCTCTCTAGAGTTCAACTTCCTGTTAATTGACTATTGACGGGTAGCTTGTGCAGTTTGTGAATGTCCGAATAAAACCTGAGAAATGTGTTACACTGAAATTAATGAGATTGGGCAGCAAGTTCGATATTCTCATGGAGGGGACTCACCTCACGATCCCACCACGAATTAGGAACCCAGAAAGGACTTCATACGGCAGACAATGACGCTCCCGACTACAGTAAAGATGATTTCTATGTCACACGACAGGTAATTCTCCGAGTAAGACAACGCAGTGATACTCTGtattccatatttttcagtCCTCGGAGACATTGCGCACAGACAAGGTTTGAGGTAAATTAACAGAGGTGTCTCTGTTTTCATAGTTATGTTGAACTAAGAAGGTGAATACCTCGTGTGAATGGGATTCGGGGTACAAATATTCCTATTCAAGTTCCATGTAAGAGATGCGAGCCTATACCACTCTTCGCGGAGTGTTTGCATCAAGGTTCACCGAGCCAGCCTCGCGCCAGCAGTCAACCACCAAGTTCTTTCGCTTGCATGGCTCGGAGACACTGTCTTGATGTAAAGTCCAAAGTTGGTACATTTAGTGGGCTCCGAAAGGTTTTTCAGAAAGATGCCCGCACCTCGTGTATAGTATAAAGGACCATGACCTAGCGGATTCTATCTTTATCATACTTTTACCTCTGCCCGGTTGTCTATGAATTCCACGGCACCGGACCCTGGTATAACAGTCATCTTCGCTTAAGTAGATCCGCCCTTTGCGATGTCGAAGAGCTTCTATTACCCCACAGGCAAACAAGAAATTTTCGCAGTAAAGGTCGAGGCTTCGTGTCGTTGATTGAAGTATCGCCATTGCCACGGGGTCAAGGGTTACTGGATACCAAGTAGAGTAACTTTACTGACATTGCTGTCAATGATATCATGTAAATCTAAGTCCAAGCGCATGTTGCATGAAGGAATTTCATGGTAACGAGCAAACTGGAGAAGATCCGAATTGAATAATTCCCAGACACCCCGACAAGAAGTAGCCAAGCCTTGGAAGAAGTTTGTTGCAACAGGTGTTTGTAGAAGAACATGGGAATTGGGATAGACATGAGAGGCATACGGACAGTAGCAGTGGGGTTTAGGGATCCTCTGGGGCAATGGTATAAGAGTACTTCGTCCCTTCAGGTAATCTGGGCAATCGATTCTCTAAGCGCCAGCGACGTCATCAATGTACGCCTTGAAAAGGGCAGAGACTGGAAACGACTTCAATGCAAGGATAGTTACGATTGACGAGAGAAAGTGTGAAGGAGGGTGAAGACACCGCTGAGTCGCAGATTGTGGGATATCAAATTGGATTGGATAGCGTCTTGCTAGTGTCGCGTCTAACGAGGGGCCCAAGACACTAAGGGTTGATTATGTGTATGTAATTGCCGTTGTAAAGAAAAGCCTGAGAAGAGCAACGATAGCGTATGAACATGTTAAATGAGGATAGGAAAGGAGCGAAACAATTGCAGTAAATGATCAATGACTGTAAGATACAAGAGCGCAAACAACCAGCCTGTCAACTTCAAGGTACGTCTTAATGCGGTTGCGACCAAAGGCGGCATAGTTGACCACAAATTATTGGGAACCCGCAAAAGAGTACAATATATATAGCAATATATGTGGCCAGCCAGGTGTTTTCAAGTGATAAAATATGTGTGTCAAGGAATGCGCAGGTCATAGATTCATCTtcgaagaaagcaaaaatgTGATTCGACCCAGGCTCGAACTGAGGACCTTCTGTGTGTTAGACAGATGCGATAACCAACTACGCCATCGAACCGACATCAAGTATACAAATATTAAAATACAAATTTACATTATGTCGTGCGAAACCACTGGCGCACCTCCCTTGAAGTTCAGCGCGTGAACCCAATAGAGTCAGTTATGTCCCCCACGTCGAAAAGACCGTCGTCACCAGAACACTCCTCATTTACtcccattttctttcttttaatTGCCGTTAGACTTTGGATATCATTTACTGACGTTTCTGAAATCTTGAAGAACGATCAACAATTGTCCTCTCCATTGACTTCGTTTTCTCAATGTGCGAATTTCGTCATCAATTCCTTCTGGTTTTTCTCAATAAACAGGACTCTTACTAGTAAAAGAAGGAATATTCCTTTTCAATCATGACATAGATCCTTACTCGGGAGGATCGTTTCGTCACGTACGCGCCAAACCTCTTGATTACAACCCATACTAGGTTACTCAGGTTCAGCCTAATAGTCCCCActccttctttccttctttgcgACGGTTCTACCAAGTTCGAGGAGACTTGCGTCTGCGCTGTGGACAGCAAGCGATGCCGTAGGCGCATGGGCTTTGGTTGAAATATGGAGAGCCCGGCAAAATCTTAGAAGGAGTTCAAGGGACCTGTTGGTCGCAGCATCGTGAGCTTGTCCCAACCTCTTGCAGTC from Psilocybe cubensis strain MGC-MH-2018 chromosome 2, whole genome shotgun sequence encodes the following:
- a CDS encoding Protein rer1 encodes the protein MMSDTGSGVEPSPVQNISAQYAKIQRQYQQILDRWTPHVLQRWLSTAGLLVVFMLRIIIAQGYAVHAHAIYLLNLLLAFLQPKFDPSLQDDLMADEIEEGGDPVSPLPSQRDDEFRPFVRRLPEWQFWLSSTRATIIALFCTFSSAFDVPVYWPILVVYFFTLFALTMRRQIQHMIKYKYIPFDIGRKARYGGAK